The region TAGCATAGCACAATCGTAATCTCAGCACAAGTGACAACAAGGATGAGGAAGACAATGAAGAGGAAACCAAATATGTAATAGAACTGTTGCAACCATATCGAAGTGAGGATGAAAAAGAGTTCAATAAAGACGGCGCCAAAGGGAAGTATGCCTCCAATTAGGATAGAGAATGCCGGGTTCATGTACCAAGCCTGTTCTGGGATCTGCCTAGGGATCTTATTGGTTTTCACCGGATCCTCAATAGTGGGCTTCTTAAAACCCACATAACCACCCACAAAAACAAGTGGAACTGAAATGCCAAACCACAAGAAAACCAGAGCAAACATGGTTCCAAATGGCACTGCCCCAGAGGATTTCTGGCCCCAAATTATAGcattcaaaacaaagaaaatagcGAAGATGATCGCAGGAAATGTGACTGCTGTTTTGAGAGTAATTTTCTTCCATTCTGTTCCCTTGAACATCTTATAGAGACGGGCTGAAGAGTATCCAGCAAACAGCCCCATAAAGACCCAGAGTAGGAGCATGGCCGTCATCAACCCACCTCGATTTGAGGGGGAGAGGAACCCGAGGACAGCAAAAGTCATAGTGACAAGAATCATCCCAAAAAACTGGACTCCTGTCCCAACGTAGACACAGAGTAAGTCTGAGTTGGACGGAGGCCTGAAAACATCCCCATGCACCAGTTTCCACCCCGTCTCTTCTTGGGCTTCTTCTTGGGTTTCTAACTGATTGTACTTGGAGATATCCCGGTAAAGTGTTCGCAACATAATCATAGCCACCATGCCCGAGAGGAAAAGAACAATCATCAAAGAATTAACAATTGAGAACCAGTGAATCTGATCATCGGCCATCAGAAGATAAGTGTCCCACCGGGATGCCCATTTCACATCACTATCCTGCAAGGTTAAACAAGGGCCAAGACATTCATAGAGAAGGTCATAATAAACCCAATGGCAAGAAGCAAATTCCTTTCTTTATGTGTAGATGGTAACTGACCTGGAACTCAACATCATAGGTAAATATaatttccttcttctcttcaacCTCCTGAGGAGTTTCGGAGTTGGTAACCGTACGTTTGGCATGGGGATCACAGGTTGTTAAACGGGTCTTATCATTCCATTGACCTTCATATTCATGCTTGATACTgtattgataaaaataataaaatgtccTTATGCAGGCATAAACTACCATTGAAGAGAGATTAGCATAAATCAATACAGATAATATAGGAAGGAATCATATACTCTAACCTGAATGGTTTGACCTCAAATCCAACAATCCTTGATAATTCAGTCACTGAATCTTTGTGAAACTTGACTGTAAATGTCAAGTGATTGTGGATAAAATGCTTTTCTTCCTTGCTCTGCaaataattatatttgaaaaaaaaaatggatgagtACATTAGTAGAAGTTATTACTTCTTAAAACAAATGGTAATTGCTTCAGAACTTTTTTGATAAGCAGTAATTGCTTCAGCACTTACCCCCGCATACTGTCCCCTGAGACCCACATGGAACCCATGTTGATACACTATGGAATTCTCCTGATCAGGCCTTCTTATAGGAACAACCAGAGGAAGATTATCCAAAATCCTGAAATAACGGAACAAATATAATCAAACATGTTATACCATGCAGTTAGCCGGTTTCTATTCACATAAGAATATAATTCACATTCCTGTTAAGATAAGAACATAATTTGCATTCAAAACCCTCTAAAGTACTGCCTTACATGTTCACCCGATACTCATCATCAATCTTTTCCTTGAAATCCTTTGCAGTTTTCGCATTAAGAGTTTTACGACAGACGATATTGCACATCTGTGGTTCTCTCATTTTAAACTGAAACAAACAAATTCAGTTAGCAGCTCAGTAACCAAACACAAGAGACTAAACGAGAGGATGAGTAAATTGTCTAAAACATCTAACTTACCACATAAGGAGAGTTTTCAATGCGATCACCACGAAGAACTTCCCCAAGATTCTCGGCACTGTCAACTATCTTCTCTGGAGGACAATAATCGAGGGAATAATAAGAATAAGGAAGCTGAGTTTTTGTAGAGGACAATTTGTTCACTTTCACCTTCAACTCATCCCCCTGCAACCAATgtgacaaaaaatttaaaactccaACAAGATGATGTCATTTAATCAGAAATCATTGCTAGTAAAACAAAAGCAGAATGTGACTGCATCACTTAGCAAACACATACAATG is a window of Alnus glutinosa chromosome 4, dhAlnGlut1.1, whole genome shotgun sequence DNA encoding:
- the LOC133865723 gene encoding transmembrane 9 superfamily member 8-like, whose translation is MARGPLALQRWICVFLLLFVHAAYCFYLPGVAPQDFKNGDELKVKVNKLSSTKTQLPYSYYSLDYCPPEKIVDSAENLGEVLRGDRIENSPYVFKMREPQMCNIVCRKTLNAKTAKDFKEKIDDEYRVNMILDNLPLVVPIRRPDQENSIVYQHGFHVGLRGQYAGSKEEKHFIHNHLTFTVKFHKDSVTELSRIVGFEVKPFSIKHEYEGQWNDKTRLTTCDPHAKRTVTNSETPQEVEEKKEIIFTYDVEFQDSDVKWASRWDTYLLMADDQIHWFSIVNSLMIVLFLSGMVAMIMLRTLYRDISKYNQLETQEEAQEETGWKLVHGDVFRPPSNSDLLCVYVGTGVQFFGMILVTMTFAVLGFLSPSNRGGLMTAMLLLWVFMGLFAGYSSARLYKMFKGTEWKKITLKTAVTFPAIIFAIFFVLNAIIWGQKSSGAVPFGTMFALVFLWFGISVPLVFVGGYVGFKKPTIEDPVKTNKIPRQIPEQAWYMNPAFSILIGGILPFGAVFIELFFILTSIWLQQFYYIFGFLFIVFLILVVTCAEITIVLCYFQLCSEDYLWWWRSYLTSGSSALYLFLYAAFYFFTKLEITKPVSGMLYFGYMLIVSYAFFVLTGTIGFYACFWFTRLIYSSVKID